A section of the Acanthochromis polyacanthus isolate Apoly-LR-REF ecotype Palm Island chromosome 1, KAUST_Apoly_ChrSc, whole genome shotgun sequence genome encodes:
- the cradd gene encoding LOW QUALITY PROTEIN: death domain-containing protein CRADD (The sequence of the model RefSeq protein was modified relative to this genomic sequence to represent the inferred CDS: deleted 2 bases in 1 codon), whose amino-acid sequence MDPAHRDLLRKHRLELSDQLLVSETIVPFLYQEDILTDGQVEDIQARASERLRTLRLLELLPGRGPRAFPAFLRALDDFSWVRERLELELRKQPEAGSRDPPLPDSVLQAVPSDRVLSRLSSRLGLDWEAVLLGLGLSAQDVFRCRADHVLSVQQAALQGLVLWRRSEGRKATVEELLKNLEENGVHRSVLEESLENQLK is encoded by the exons ATGGACCCGGCACACCGCGATCTGCTCCGGAAGCACCGCTTAGAACTGTCCGACCAGCTGCTGGTCAGCGAGACTATCGTTCCTTTCTTGTACCAGGAGGACATCTTAACGGACGGACAGGTGGAGGACATCCAGGCCCGGGCCTCGGAGCGGCTCCGGACCCTCcggctgctggagctgctgcccGGCCGCGGGCCCCGGGCCTTCCCGGCCTTCCTGCGGGCTCTGGACGACTTTAGCTGGGTCCGGGAGCGACTGGAGCTTGAGCTCCGGAAGCAGCCCGAGGCCGGAAGTAGAG ACCCC CCCCTCCCGGACTCGGTTCTGCAGGCGGTTCCGTCGGACCGCGTTCTGTCCCGGCTGTCCTCCAGGCTGGGTCTGGACTGGGAGGCGGTCCTGCTGGGTCTGGGTCTGTCGGCCCAGGACGTGTTCCGTTGCCGTGCCGACCACGTCCTCAGCGTCCAGCAGGCGGCGCTCCAAGGTCTGGTTCTGTGGAGGCGATCCGAGGGCAGGAAGGCCAcggtggaggagctgctgaagaACCTGGAGGAGAACGGAGTCCACCGGTCCgttctggaggaaagtttagaaaatcagctgaaataa